A part of Pantoea vagans genomic DNA contains:
- the malQ gene encoding 4-alpha-glucanotransferase encodes MKQNSLDQAARAAGISLDYIDVNGRKEAVSDETKRALLAVMAEPQKASKSPLPPVAVFSGSSKRQLTPQGSGTYSWQLQTEKGKQHSGELTAGEPFTLPGPLTQGYHQLTLTKGKKSWQTQIIVAPRRCYLPPALEAGEKRWGALVQLYTVRSEQNWGIGDFGDLDQLLVQLAERGGDFVGLNPLHALYPASAGFASPYSPSSRRWLNVIYIDVSQVDDFQQSAAAQKWWKSAKTQKALTKAREAEQVDYEAVMALKLAALRHAWTHFQARDSQSEEPLSFAAFVREGGDSLRYQAAYDGIQLERQADKSQQGGWPAWPEAWRNSQSPEVQQWCEQHEEEIAFWQWLQWLAQQQFSGCWAHSQALGMSVGLYRDLAVGVAEGSAETWHDPELYRLKASVGAPPDRLGPLGQNWGLPPMDPHVMQARAYQPFIDMLRANMRDCGALRIDHVMSLLRLWWVPAGETADKGAYVAYPVNDLLAILALESHRLRCMVIGEDLGTVPQEIVSLLRKSGVFSWKVLWFEQEKDERYRAPEDYPRQSIASASTHDLPTLTGFWEQGDLELGEKLGLYPGDAVKALHEQRAAQKQALLDALHQAGALPARSQKKAEKLAMTPALNRAIHRFLADTDSALLGLQPEDWLGMTTPVNVPGTVDQYPNWRRKLSKTLEEIFADKEVNALLKVVSQQRQSGKKGK; translated from the coding sequence TGGCGGTGATGGCAGAACCGCAGAAGGCCAGTAAATCCCCGCTGCCGCCGGTCGCGGTGTTCAGCGGCAGCAGTAAGCGACAGCTGACGCCTCAGGGCAGTGGCACTTACAGCTGGCAATTGCAGACTGAAAAGGGCAAACAGCACAGCGGTGAGTTAACCGCCGGGGAGCCTTTTACGCTGCCGGGACCGCTGACCCAGGGTTATCACCAGCTGACGCTCACTAAAGGAAAGAAAAGCTGGCAGACGCAGATTATTGTCGCGCCGCGGCGCTGCTACCTGCCTCCGGCGCTGGAGGCCGGGGAAAAACGCTGGGGTGCACTGGTGCAGCTCTACACGGTGCGATCTGAACAGAACTGGGGCATCGGCGACTTCGGCGATCTCGATCAACTGCTGGTGCAGCTGGCTGAGCGCGGCGGCGATTTCGTCGGGCTGAATCCGCTGCATGCGCTCTATCCTGCCAGCGCCGGTTTTGCCAGCCCGTATAGTCCGTCATCGCGCCGCTGGCTGAACGTAATTTATATCGACGTCAGTCAGGTGGACGATTTTCAGCAAAGCGCGGCGGCGCAGAAGTGGTGGAAAAGCGCCAAAACACAGAAGGCGCTGACCAAAGCACGTGAGGCGGAGCAGGTTGACTACGAAGCCGTGATGGCACTGAAGCTGGCGGCGCTGCGCCACGCCTGGACACACTTTCAGGCGCGTGACAGCCAGAGCGAAGAGCCTCTCTCCTTTGCAGCCTTTGTGCGTGAAGGTGGTGACAGCCTGCGTTATCAGGCTGCCTACGATGGCATACAGCTGGAGCGGCAGGCAGACAAGTCGCAGCAGGGCGGCTGGCCTGCCTGGCCAGAGGCGTGGCGCAACAGTCAGTCGCCGGAAGTGCAGCAGTGGTGTGAACAGCATGAAGAGGAGATCGCCTTCTGGCAGTGGCTGCAATGGCTGGCGCAGCAGCAGTTCTCTGGCTGCTGGGCGCACAGTCAGGCGCTGGGCATGAGCGTCGGTCTCTACCGTGACCTGGCGGTGGGCGTGGCGGAAGGCAGCGCGGAGACCTGGCACGACCCGGAGCTTTATCGCCTCAAGGCCTCGGTGGGCGCACCGCCTGACCGTCTGGGACCGCTGGGACAAAACTGGGGCTTACCGCCGATGGATCCGCATGTGATGCAGGCGCGCGCCTATCAGCCGTTTATCGACATGCTGCGCGCCAATATGCGTGACTGTGGCGCGCTGCGTATCGACCATGTGATGTCGCTGCTGCGTCTGTGGTGGGTGCCAGCCGGAGAGACGGCGGATAAAGGTGCTTATGTGGCCTATCCGGTCAACGATCTGCTGGCTATCCTGGCGCTGGAGAGCCACCGGCTGCGCTGTATGGTGATTGGCGAAGACCTCGGCACCGTGCCTCAGGAGATCGTCAGCCTGCTGCGCAAAAGCGGCGTCTTTTCATGGAAGGTGCTCTGGTTTGAGCAGGAGAAAGATGAACGCTATCGCGCGCCAGAAGACTACCCGCGTCAGTCTATTGCCAGCGCCAGTACCCATGATCTGCCGACGCTGACCGGCTTCTGGGAGCAGGGCGATCTGGAACTGGGCGAGAAGCTGGGTCTTTATCCGGGCGATGCGGTAAAAGCGCTACATGAGCAGCGTGCTGCACAGAAGCAGGCGCTGCTGGATGCGCTGCATCAGGCGGGTGCCTTACCGGCTCGCAGCCAGAAGAAGGCGGAGAAGCTGGCTATGACGCCTGCGCTGAACCGGGCGATCCATCGCTTCCTGGCGGATACCGACAGTGCGCTGCTGGGCCTGCAGCCTGAGGACTGGCTTGGGATGACCACGCCGGTCAACGTGCCGGGCACCGTGGATCAGTATCCGAACTGGCGACGCAAGCTGAGCAAAACGCTGGAGGAGATCTTTGCGGACAAGGAAGTGAATGCGTTACTGAAGGTAGTGAGTCAGCAGCGTCAGTCAGGAAAGAAAGGGAAGTAA
- the nfuA gene encoding Fe-S biogenesis protein NfuA, translating into MIRITDSAQEHFSKLLSKQEDGTQIRVFVINPGTPTAECGVSYCPPDAVEATDTELKFEKLSAYVDELSKPYLEDAEIDFVTDNLGSQLTLKAPNAKMRKVSDDAPMVERVEYLLQAQINPQLAGHGGRVSLMEITDEGYAILQFGGGCNGCSMIDVTLKDGIEKELLAAFPELKGVRDITEHQRGEHSFY; encoded by the coding sequence ATGATCCGAATTACTGACTCTGCCCAGGAACATTTTTCTAAACTGCTATCCAAACAAGAAGATGGCACCCAGATTCGCGTATTCGTGATTAACCCGGGTACGCCAACAGCCGAGTGTGGCGTCTCTTACTGTCCGCCCGATGCAGTTGAAGCTACTGACACCGAACTGAAGTTCGAAAAGCTCTCTGCCTACGTTGATGAGCTGAGCAAGCCATATCTGGAAGATGCGGAAATCGACTTCGTAACGGATAATCTCGGCTCACAGCTGACGTTAAAAGCGCCAAATGCCAAAATGCGTAAAGTCTCTGATGATGCGCCCATGGTTGAGCGCGTTGAGTATCTGCTGCAGGCGCAGATCAATCCACAGCTGGCTGGCCACGGCGGTCGCGTGTCGCTGATGGAGATCACCGATGAAGGTTACGCCATCCTGCAGTTTGGCGGCGGCTGTAACGGCTGTTCGATGATCGACGTGACTCTGAAAGATGGTATTGAGAAAGAGCTGCTGGCCGCCTTCCCGGAACTGAAAGGCGTGCGCGATATTACCGAGCATCAGCGCGGCGAACACTCGTTCTACTGA
- the gntX gene encoding DNA utilization protein GntX: MLAMPALCWLCRMPLRIARHGICSLCLRGLPPLPLLCPRCGLPAGSAKVACGRCQLKPPAWQALVCVNDYCPPFSQWVNQLKFSHITALRVMLARLLLLSWLNVYRRGTVPRPDLLLPVPLHRRRRWQRGFNQTVLLAAPLAHWLGCEWREGVSRRRRGALQHQLSARQRRTNLRGAFRLEMAVQGRHIALLDDVITTGSTVDEISRLLLAQGAASVQVWCLCRTL; the protein is encoded by the coding sequence ATGCTAGCAATGCCCGCCCTGTGTTGGCTATGCCGGATGCCGTTACGGATAGCCCGGCACGGCATCTGCAGTTTATGCCTGCGCGGATTACCGCCGTTGCCATTACTCTGCCCGCGCTGCGGATTACCGGCAGGCTCTGCAAAGGTCGCCTGTGGCCGCTGCCAGCTTAAACCGCCCGCCTGGCAGGCGCTGGTCTGCGTCAATGACTACTGTCCGCCGTTCAGCCAGTGGGTTAATCAGCTGAAGTTTTCTCACATAACCGCACTCAGGGTGATGCTGGCGCGGCTGCTTTTGCTAAGCTGGCTGAATGTTTACCGGCGTGGCACGGTGCCGCGTCCCGATCTGCTGCTGCCGGTTCCGCTGCACCGGCGACGGCGCTGGCAGCGCGGCTTCAATCAGACGGTACTGCTGGCCGCTCCGCTGGCACACTGGCTGGGATGTGAATGGCGTGAAGGTGTTTCCCGCAGGCGAAGGGGCGCACTACAGCATCAGCTCAGCGCCCGGCAGCGCCGCACCAACTTACGCGGTGCCTTCCGCCTTGAAATGGCGGTGCAGGGACGCCATATCGCCCTGCTGGATGACGTCATTACGACCGGCAGTACCGTAGATGAAATCAGTCGTCTGTTACTGGCGCAGGGTGCCGCCAGCGTGCAGGTCTGGTGCCTGTGCCGTACCTTGTAG
- the bioH gene encoding pimeloyl-ACP methyl ester esterase BioH, whose amino-acid sequence MTSLYWHTCGEGKRDLVLLHGWGLNAEVWQSIIPRLSPHYRLHLVDLPGYGRSGDFGALTLAQMAEELLPALPPQAIVVGWSLGGLVATQLALTVPEKLAALITVASSPCFTATERWPGIKPETLQNFQQMLSNDFQRTVERFLALQTLGTETARADARQLKEVVLSQPMPEVAVLDGGLEILRQVDLRDALPQIRLPFLRLYGALDGLVPRRIAAEIDEMLPDSPSAVIEKAAHAPFISHSDNFCQHIVKFISNLPG is encoded by the coding sequence ATGACGTCGCTCTACTGGCACACCTGCGGGGAAGGAAAACGCGATCTTGTGCTACTGCACGGATGGGGACTGAATGCCGAAGTCTGGCAAAGCATTATTCCGCGACTCAGCCCGCACTATCGCCTGCATCTGGTCGATCTGCCGGGTTATGGCCGGAGCGGTGATTTTGGCGCGCTGACACTGGCGCAGATGGCAGAAGAGTTACTGCCTGCGCTGCCACCGCAGGCGATTGTCGTGGGCTGGTCGCTGGGCGGACTGGTGGCCACGCAGCTGGCGCTGACCGTGCCAGAAAAGCTGGCTGCACTGATTACCGTGGCGTCGTCGCCCTGTTTCACCGCCACAGAGCGCTGGCCCGGCATTAAACCGGAGACGCTGCAGAACTTTCAGCAGATGCTCAGCAACGATTTCCAGCGCACGGTGGAACGCTTTCTGGCGCTGCAGACGCTGGGCACCGAAACCGCGCGTGCCGATGCGCGACAGCTGAAAGAGGTGGTGCTGTCACAACCGATGCCGGAGGTGGCGGTACTGGATGGCGGGCTGGAGATTCTGCGCCAGGTCGATCTGCGTGACGCGCTACCGCAAATCAGGCTGCCGTTCCTGCGACTCTACGGGGCGCTGGATGGACTGGTACCGCGCAGGATAGCCGCTGAGATAGATGAAATGTTGCCAGATTCGCCTTCGGCAGTTATCGAAAAAGCGGCGCATGCACCTTTTATTTCCCATTCTGACAACTTCTGTCAGCATATTGTTAAATTTATCAGTAATTTACCAGGATAG
- a CDS encoding YdgH/BhsA/McbA-like domain containing protein has protein sequence MKVFKWVVASMMMGAISFSAMAAKEVTKEEVKTMNLQKIGTVNTTAETTSPMDAKKVLSKLADEKGGKYYLVIAGREHGKFSATAEVYK, from the coding sequence ATGAAGGTTTTTAAATGGGTTGTGGCTTCAATGATGATGGGCGCGATTTCATTTTCTGCGATGGCAGCGAAAGAAGTCACCAAAGAAGAAGTTAAGACAATGAACCTGCAGAAGATTGGCACCGTTAACACCACGGCGGAAACCACCTCGCCAATGGATGCTAAAAAAGTGCTGTCTAAGCTCGCTGACGAAAAAGGCGGTAAATATTACCTGGTGATCGCCGGTCGCGAACACGGTAAATTCAGCGCCACCGCTGAAGTCTACAAGTAA
- a CDS encoding sugar phosphorylase, whose translation METITDLIEKIYAGTFPEATFARLQADIATAREAIKLPRKAHWDEQDVVLITYADQFREAGKPTLSTFSRFYQQHLQSTFPLVHLLPFFPWSSDDGFSVIDYHQVDPQCGDWQDIARLHQETRLMFDFVCNHMSSQSAWFSHFLAQDPGWDDFFISMPPATDLSAVTRPRTSPLLTPFKMADGDTRFIWTTFSADQIDLNFANPEVLLRMVNVLLDYLIRGADYVRLDAVGYMWKTPGTRCIHLEKTHQLVKLFRAIADHVAPGTVIITETNVPHQDNISYLGNGHDEAQMVYQFSLPPLVLHAIHTGSARALRQWASSLDLSSNDTTFFNFLASHDGIGLNPARGILSEVEIVALVRDLALEGALVSYKNNPDGTTSPYEINVTYLDALNSEADDDATRLKRFLLAHAILLVFPGVPAIYIQSILGGRNHYDGVRAAGHNRAINRQKYDLQQIEAALAGGDWLRQQVYTRLGQLIQLRRRQPAFHPDNPMTIYDSENAVLVLSRHQPESGDGLLCVFNLSGRSVMTQLPVAHTLQDVVSGEKIDGTQPVKLDAWQFMWLR comes from the coding sequence ATGGAAACGATCACCGATCTGATTGAGAAGATTTATGCTGGCACATTCCCGGAGGCGACCTTTGCGCGTCTGCAGGCTGACATCGCTACTGCCCGCGAAGCCATTAAGCTGCCCCGTAAGGCTCACTGGGATGAACAGGATGTGGTGCTGATCACCTACGCCGATCAGTTTCGTGAAGCCGGTAAACCCACACTCAGCACCTTCTCCCGTTTCTATCAGCAGCATCTGCAATCCACGTTTCCGCTGGTTCACCTGCTGCCCTTTTTCCCCTGGTCGTCCGATGACGGCTTTTCGGTGATTGATTACCATCAGGTCGATCCGCAGTGCGGCGACTGGCAGGACATTGCGCGCCTGCATCAGGAAACCCGGCTGATGTTTGACTTCGTCTGCAACCACATGTCGTCGCAGAGCGCCTGGTTCAGCCACTTTCTGGCGCAGGATCCCGGCTGGGACGACTTTTTTATCAGCATGCCGCCCGCCACCGATCTCAGTGCCGTCACGCGACCGCGCACTTCGCCGCTGCTGACGCCGTTTAAGATGGCCGATGGCGACACCCGCTTTATCTGGACCACTTTCAGCGCCGACCAGATCGACCTTAACTTTGCCAATCCTGAGGTGTTGCTGCGCATGGTTAACGTGCTGCTCGACTACCTGATCCGTGGCGCTGACTATGTACGTCTCGATGCGGTCGGCTATATGTGGAAAACGCCCGGCACGCGCTGTATTCATCTGGAAAAAACCCATCAGCTGGTGAAGCTGTTTCGCGCCATTGCCGACCATGTCGCGCCCGGCACGGTGATTATCACCGAGACCAACGTGCCGCATCAGGACAACATCAGTTATCTGGGCAACGGGCACGATGAGGCGCAGATGGTTTATCAGTTTTCCCTGCCGCCACTGGTCCTGCACGCCATTCATACCGGATCGGCGCGCGCGCTGCGGCAGTGGGCCAGTTCGCTGGATCTCAGCAGCAACGACACCACCTTCTTCAACTTTCTGGCATCCCACGATGGTATCGGGCTGAATCCGGCACGCGGCATTTTGTCGGAGGTGGAGATTGTGGCGCTGGTGCGCGATCTGGCGCTGGAAGGCGCGCTGGTCTCCTATAAAAACAACCCCGATGGCACCACCAGCCCCTATGAAATCAACGTTACCTATCTGGATGCGTTAAATAGCGAAGCTGACGATGACGCCACGCGGCTGAAACGCTTTTTGCTGGCCCATGCGATTCTGCTGGTCTTTCCTGGCGTGCCGGCTATCTATATCCAGAGCATTCTGGGCGGTCGTAACCATTATGATGGCGTACGCGCAGCAGGACACAACCGGGCGATTAACCGTCAGAAGTATGATTTGCAGCAGATTGAGGCGGCGCTGGCGGGCGGTGACTGGCTGCGTCAGCAGGTTTACACCCGTCTTGGCCAGCTGATTCAGTTACGACGTCGCCAGCCTGCGTTTCATCCTGATAATCCGATGACGATCTATGACAGCGAAAATGCCGTGCTGGTGCTCAGCCGTCATCAGCCAGAGAGCGGCGACGGACTGCTGTGCGTGTTTAATCTCAGTGGACGTTCAGTGATGACGCAGCTGCCGGTGGCGCATACGTTACAGGATGTGGTGAGCGGAGAGAAAATTGATGGCACCCAGCCGGTTAAGCTGGATGCCTGGCAGTTCATGTGGCTACGTTAA
- a CDS encoding Tex family protein — MMKVLSQIIASELQARPEQVDAAVRLLDEGNTVPFIARYRKEVTGGLDDTQLRQLETRLSYLRELEERRQSILKSIDDQGKLTDDLARAINTTLSKTELEDLYLPYKQKRRTRGQIAIEAGLEPLADTLWQDPSHIPEQLAEQYVDADKGVADVRAALDGARYILMERFAEDAALLAKVRNYLWKNAHLVSRVVEGKEEAGAKFRDYFDHHEALSTVPSHRALAMLRGRNEGVLQLSLNADPQFDEAPRESHGETLIAEHLNLRLNNAPADSWRKAVVSWTWRIKVMLHLETELMGTVRERAEDEAINVFARNLHDLLMAAPAGMRATMGLDPGLRTGVKVAVVDATGKVVATDTVYPHTGQTAKAAAAVAALCIKHQVELVAIGNGTASRETERFFLDLQQQFPQVTAQKVIVSEAGASVYSASELAALEFPDLDVSLRGAVSIARRLQDPLAELVKIDPKSIGVGQYQHDVSQSQLAKKLDAVVEDCVNAVGVDLNTASVPLLTRVAGLTRMMAQNIVGWRDENGRFQNRQQLLKVSRLGPKAFEQCAGFLRINHGDNPLDASTVHPEAYPVVERILAATEQALSDLMGNAGSLRNLSARDFIDERFGLPTVTDIMKELEKPGRDPRPEFKTAQFAEGVETLNDLTPGMILEGAVTNVTNFGAFVDIGVHQDGLVHISSLSDRFVEDPHQVVKAGDIVKVKVMEVDLQRKRIALTMRLDEQPGEGNARGGAKNAAPREEKRPAAGKGRPRPVSTSAGNSAMGDALAAAFGKKR, encoded by the coding sequence ATGATGAAAGTTCTGAGCCAGATAATTGCCAGTGAGCTACAGGCGCGACCAGAGCAGGTTGACGCTGCCGTTCGCCTGTTAGATGAAGGGAATACCGTGCCGTTTATCGCACGCTATCGTAAAGAGGTCACCGGCGGCCTGGATGATACCCAACTCCGCCAGCTGGAAACCCGCCTCAGCTATCTGCGTGAACTTGAAGAGCGACGCCAGTCGATTCTGAAGTCGATTGACGATCAGGGAAAACTGACTGACGACCTCGCCCGCGCCATCAATACCACCCTCAGCAAAACCGAGCTTGAAGACCTCTACCTGCCCTACAAACAGAAACGCCGCACGCGTGGACAGATCGCGATTGAAGCCGGTCTGGAACCGCTGGCGGACACACTGTGGCAGGATCCGTCGCACATCCCTGAGCAGCTGGCGGAGCAGTATGTCGATGCCGACAAAGGCGTCGCCGACGTCCGTGCCGCGCTGGATGGTGCCCGCTACATTCTGATGGAGCGTTTCGCCGAGGATGCCGCGCTGCTGGCCAAAGTGCGTAACTACCTGTGGAAAAATGCCCACCTGGTCTCACGCGTAGTGGAAGGCAAAGAGGAAGCGGGCGCGAAGTTCCGTGACTACTTTGATCATCATGAAGCGCTGAGCACCGTACCGTCGCATCGTGCGCTGGCGATGCTGCGTGGCCGCAACGAAGGCGTGCTGCAACTCTCGCTGAATGCCGATCCGCAGTTTGATGAAGCACCGCGTGAAAGCCACGGCGAAACCCTGATTGCTGAACACCTGAATCTGCGCCTGAATAACGCCCCTGCCGACAGCTGGCGTAAAGCCGTCGTGAGCTGGACGTGGCGCATCAAGGTGATGCTGCATCTGGAAACCGAACTGATGGGCACGGTGCGCGAACGCGCAGAAGATGAAGCGATCAACGTCTTTGCCCGCAACCTGCACGACCTGCTGATGGCAGCCCCGGCTGGCATGCGTGCCACCATGGGACTGGATCCCGGCCTGCGTACCGGCGTTAAAGTCGCTGTGGTCGATGCCACTGGCAAAGTCGTGGCGACCGATACCGTTTATCCGCACACCGGCCAGACCGCCAAAGCCGCTGCCGCTGTTGCCGCGCTCTGCATTAAGCATCAGGTCGAGCTGGTGGCGATTGGCAACGGCACCGCTTCCCGTGAAACCGAGCGTTTCTTCCTGGATCTGCAGCAGCAGTTCCCGCAGGTCACGGCACAGAAAGTGATTGTCAGCGAAGCTGGCGCATCGGTCTACTCAGCCTCTGAACTGGCGGCGCTGGAATTCCCGGATCTCGATGTTTCGCTGCGCGGCGCGGTGTCGATTGCCCGCCGTCTGCAGGATCCGCTGGCCGAGCTGGTGAAAATCGATCCGAAATCAATCGGTGTCGGCCAGTATCAGCATGATGTCAGCCAGAGCCAGCTGGCGAAGAAACTCGACGCCGTCGTCGAGGATTGCGTGAACGCCGTCGGCGTGGACCTGAATACCGCCTCGGTGCCGCTGCTGACTCGCGTCGCGGGCCTGACGCGCATGATGGCGCAGAACATTGTCGGCTGGCGTGATGAGAATGGCCGCTTCCAGAATCGCCAGCAGCTGCTGAAAGTCAGCCGTCTTGGGCCAAAAGCCTTTGAGCAGTGTGCGGGCTTCCTGCGCATTAACCACGGCGACAACCCGCTGGATGCTTCGACCGTCCACCCGGAAGCTTACCCGGTCGTGGAGCGTATTCTGGCCGCCACCGAGCAGGCACTGAGCGATCTGATGGGCAACGCGGGCAGCCTGCGTAACCTCAGCGCCCGCGATTTCATTGATGAACGTTTTGGTCTGCCGACCGTTACCGACATCATGAAAGAGCTGGAGAAGCCGGGCCGCGATCCCCGTCCTGAGTTCAAAACCGCGCAGTTCGCGGAAGGCGTAGAAACGCTGAACGATCTGACGCCGGGCATGATCCTCGAAGGTGCCGTCACCAACGTCACCAACTTCGGTGCTTTTGTGGATATCGGCGTGCATCAGGATGGTCTGGTCCATATCTCGTCGCTTTCTGACCGCTTCGTGGAAGATCCACATCAGGTGGTGAAAGCGGGTGACATCGTCAAAGTGAAGGTGATGGAAGTCGATCTCCAGCGTAAACGTATTGCCCTGACCATGCGTCTTGATGAGCAGCCAGGCGAAGGCAATGCACGTGGCGGCGCGAAGAATGCCGCCCCACGTGAAGAGAAACGTCCGGCCGCCGGTAAAGGCCGTCCACGTCCGGTCAGCACGTCCGCGGGTAACAGCGCAATGGGTGATGCGCTGGCTGCGGCGTTCGGTAAAAAACGCTAA
- the greB gene encoding transcription elongation factor GreB produces the protein MKTRLITREGFDKLKAELDYLWREERPEVTKKVTWAASLGDRSENADYQYNKKRLREIDRRVRYLTKSLEQLRIVDYSPQQDGKVFFGAWVEIENDEGDLKRFRIVGYDEIFGRKDYISIDSPMARALLKKEVGDAATVETPLGPALWYVNAIDYPQ, from the coding sequence ATGAAAACCCGACTTATTACCCGCGAAGGCTTCGATAAGCTGAAAGCGGAACTCGACTATTTATGGCGTGAAGAGCGACCGGAAGTGACGAAAAAAGTCACCTGGGCTGCCAGTCTTGGCGATCGCAGTGAAAATGCCGATTATCAGTACAACAAAAAACGGCTGCGTGAAATTGACCGCCGCGTTCGCTATCTGACCAAAAGTCTTGAACAGCTGCGTATTGTTGACTATTCCCCCCAGCAGGATGGCAAAGTCTTCTTTGGTGCCTGGGTGGAAATTGAAAACGATGAGGGCGACCTCAAACGCTTCCGCATTGTGGGCTACGATGAGATTTTTGGCCGCAAAGATTACATCTCTATCGACTCGCCGATGGCGCGGGCGCTGCTGAAAAAAGAGGTCGGCGATGCCGCCACCGTTGAGACGCCACTGGGTCCGGCACTGTGGTATGTCAACGCGATTGACTACCCGCAATAA
- the yjbE gene encoding exopolysaccharide production protein YjbE has protein sequence MKKTILLLSALALGSVSPGYAATATGEAAGAAATTTAKGNSDAIGVGAVAALLGVALATMGGGGGDGHSTGTSTTTATHAGK, from the coding sequence ATGAAAAAAACAATTTTACTGCTGAGCGCGCTGGCATTAGGCAGCGTCAGCCCAGGTTATGCTGCCACAGCAACCGGTGAAGCCGCCGGTGCAGCAGCGACAACGACTGCAAAAGGTAACTCTGACGCCATCGGTGTGGGTGCAGTCGCAGCCCTGCTGGGCGTTGCGCTGGCCACCATGGGTGGCGGCGGCGGTGACGGTCACAGCACCGGTACCTCGACCACCACGGCGACTCACGCCGGAAAATAA
- the ompR gene encoding two-component system response regulator OmpR, whose protein sequence is MQENYKILVVDDDMRLRALLERYLTEQGFQVRSVANAEQMDRLLTRESFHLMVLDLMLPGEDGLSICRRLRSQSNPMPIIMVTAKGEEVDRIVGLEIGADDYIPKPFNPRELLARIRAVLRRQANELPGAPSQEEAIIAFGKFKLNLGTREMFREDEPMPLTSGEFAVLKALVSHPREPLSRDKLMNLARGREYSAMERSIDVQISRLRRMVEEDPAHPRYIQTVWGLGYVFVPDGSKA, encoded by the coding sequence ATGCAAGAGAACTACAAAATTCTGGTCGTCGATGATGATATGCGTCTGCGTGCACTGCTTGAACGCTATCTCACCGAGCAGGGCTTTCAGGTGCGCAGTGTCGCTAATGCCGAGCAGATGGATCGTCTGTTAACCCGTGAATCCTTTCATCTGATGGTGCTCGACCTGATGTTGCCGGGCGAAGATGGCCTCTCTATCTGCCGTCGTCTGCGCAGTCAGAGCAACCCGATGCCCATTATCATGGTGACCGCCAAGGGCGAAGAGGTGGACCGTATCGTGGGGCTGGAGATCGGCGCTGACGACTACATTCCTAAACCGTTCAACCCGCGTGAGCTGCTGGCGCGTATCCGCGCGGTGCTGCGTCGTCAGGCCAATGAACTGCCAGGCGCACCGTCGCAGGAAGAGGCGATTATCGCCTTCGGTAAATTCAAACTTAACCTCGGCACCCGCGAGATGTTCCGTGAAGATGAGCCGATGCCGCTGACCAGCGGTGAGTTTGCCGTGCTGAAAGCGCTGGTAAGCCACCCGCGTGAGCCGCTGTCCCGTGACAAGCTGATGAACCTGGCGCGTGGCCGTGAATACAGTGCCATGGAACGTTCGATCGACGTCCAGATCTCCCGCCTGCGTCGCATGGTGGAAGAGGATCCTGCGCATCCGCGTTATATTCAGACCGTCTGGGGTCTGGGCTACGTCTTTGTCCCGGACGGCAGTAAAGCATGA